In Desulfomicrobium apsheronum, one genomic interval encodes:
- a CDS encoding TIGR01777 family oxidoreductase, which translates to MKILAFGATEFVGAHLVPHLAERGHEVTVAARSGKARFSPPIRVVTADPVTPGPWQDLVGEHDAVVNLAGSPVMTRWNKAGKEAVLQSRVLSTRHIVDALARTTGKTLLCANAIGFYGDAGDAVCTEETPRGNGFLAEVCKAWQAEALHAQEFGHRVVIPRISVVLGHGGALDKMITPFSLGLGGRIGHGRQWFSWIHINDLTRVMSFLLETHEASGPFNACAPEPVTNARFTQSLAKSLGRPAILPVPSFALRLALGEAAGMLLTGQRCQPEALVRLGFEFAFPGLDAALADIIPAFKTARSS; encoded by the coding sequence ATGAAGATCCTTGCTTTCGGCGCGACCGAATTCGTGGGGGCGCACCTTGTGCCCCATCTCGCCGAGCGCGGCCACGAGGTTACCGTGGCCGCCCGCTCCGGAAAGGCCAGGTTTTCCCCTCCGATTCGCGTTGTGACCGCCGATCCGGTCACGCCGGGCCCCTGGCAGGATCTGGTCGGCGAGCACGACGCGGTGGTCAACTTGGCCGGAAGCCCGGTCATGACCCGCTGGAACAAGGCCGGCAAGGAAGCCGTCCTGCAATCAAGGGTCCTGAGCACGCGGCACATTGTCGATGCCCTGGCCCGCACCACGGGCAAGACCCTGCTCTGCGCCAACGCCATAGGCTTTTACGGCGACGCCGGAGACGCCGTCTGCACCGAGGAAACCCCGCGCGGCAACGGCTTCCTGGCCGAGGTCTGCAAGGCCTGGCAGGCCGAGGCCCTGCATGCCCAGGAGTTCGGACACAGGGTGGTCATCCCGCGCATCTCGGTCGTTCTTGGCCATGGCGGCGCGCTGGACAAGATGATCACGCCCTTCTCCCTGGGCCTTGGCGGCAGGATTGGACACGGGCGGCAGTGGTTCTCCTGGATTCACATAAACGATCTGACGCGGGTCATGAGCTTTCTGCTGGAAACGCATGAAGCCTCGGGCCCGTTCAACGCCTGCGCCCCGGAACCCGTGACCAACGCGCGTTTCACCCAAAGCCTGGCAAAGAGCCTGGGCCGCCCGGCCATTCTTCCCGTACCCTCCTTCGCGCTGCGCCTGGCCCTCGGGGAGGCGGCCGGCATGCTCCTGACCGGTCAGCGCTGCCAGCCCGAGGCACTTGTGCGCCTTGGATTCGAATTCGCCTTTCCGGGCCTTGACGCGGCCCTGGCCGACATCATCCCCGCATTCAAGACCGCGCGCTCCTCCTGA
- a CDS encoding iron-sulfur cluster assembly scaffold protein, translated as MSKWTYSDKVKDHFMNPRNILREDNEADFHGIGQTGNIKCGDEMIVYIKVDPANLTITECKWRTYGCASAIASTSILSEMVIGMTLDQAYAITAKDILKELGGLPDNKVHCSVLGDKALRAAIDDYYGKNGMEDRIKTQSAKIVCECMQVTDEDIEHAVLEGVRSFSELQDMTKIGTGCGECHENAQAVMSGYIQKHFGL; from the coding sequence ATGTCAAAATGGACCTATTCGGACAAGGTGAAGGACCACTTCATGAACCCGCGCAACATTCTGCGCGAGGACAACGAGGCGGACTTTCACGGCATTGGACAGACGGGCAACATCAAGTGCGGTGACGAGATGATCGTCTACATCAAGGTCGACCCCGCGAACCTGACCATCACAGAGTGCAAGTGGCGGACATACGGCTGCGCCAGCGCCATCGCGAGCACCTCCATCCTCTCCGAGATGGTCATCGGCATGACCCTGGACCAGGCCTACGCCATCACTGCCAAGGATATCCTGAAAGAGCTGGGCGGTCTGCCGGACAACAAGGTGCACTGCTCGGTGCTTGGCGACAAGGCGCTCAGGGCCGCCATCGACGACTATTACGGCAAGAACGGCATGGAAGACCGCATCAAGACCCAGAGCGCGAAGATCGTGTGCGAGTGCATGCAGGTCACGGACGAGGACATCGAGCACGCCGTCCTTGAAGGCGTCAGAAGCTTCTCGGAACTCCAGGACATGACCAAGATCGGCACCGGCTGCGGAGAATGTCACGAAAACGCACAGGCGGTGATGTCGGGCTACATCCAAAAACACTTCGGGCTGTAA
- a CDS encoding arginyltransferase — MILYSQPEFSPPAPCPYLPGRTMVYSFFFADSLNADELSWFLSRGWRKFGHYFFRPACPDCRACTPLRIPVQRFQPSRGQKRVLRRCSHVGVSFAPVRYEKELFDLYHVHSKVRFGQESTFDEFIANLHSSPCPNLLARYEDDGRLLGAGYLDLGSDGLSSVYFVFDPAASSLSPGIFSVLREIEETKKRGLAHYYLGYVVPGCERMAYKAGFHPHQLFCWEDGLWYEDGEEPKSPTPGVLHPFSGWTGPN, encoded by the coding sequence ATGATTCTCTACTCCCAACCTGAATTTTCGCCGCCCGCGCCCTGCCCCTATCTGCCGGGCAGAACCATGGTCTATTCCTTCTTCTTTGCCGACAGTCTGAACGCCGACGAGCTTTCCTGGTTTTTGTCCCGGGGCTGGCGCAAATTCGGCCACTATTTCTTTCGTCCCGCCTGCCCGGATTGCCGGGCCTGCACCCCCCTGCGCATACCCGTGCAGCGATTCCAGCCCAGCCGCGGGCAAAAACGCGTACTACGCCGCTGCAGCCATGTCGGCGTCAGTTTCGCCCCGGTCCGCTACGAAAAAGAACTTTTTGACCTGTATCATGTACATTCCAAGGTTCGTTTCGGACAAGAGAGCACCTTCGATGAATTCATCGCCAACCTGCACTCCTCGCCCTGCCCGAACCTGCTGGCCCGCTACGAGGATGACGGTCGTCTGCTTGGGGCCGGATATCTGGACCTTGGCAGCGATGGCCTGAGCTCCGTCTATTTCGTCTTCGATCCCGCCGCGTCGAGCCTGAGCCCAGGCATCTTCAGCGTGCTGCGCGAGATCGAGGAGACAAAAAAACGAGGACTTGCCCACTACTACCTGGGTTATGTAGTGCCTGGATGTGAGCGTATGGCGTACAAGGCCGGATTCCATCCGCACCAGCTCTTTTGCTGGGAAGACGGACTCTGGTACGAGGACGGCGAAGAGCCGAAATCCCCGACTCCGGGCGTTCTTCACCCCTTTTCGGGGTGGACAGGTCCGAATTAG
- a CDS encoding glucokinase codes for MAYILAADIGGTNSRFGLFAHSPGQDPELLESFTVLTDSVSSLEHLLLRIREGGLSLDPMDADQVVLAVAGPVRDGVSCSLTNASWDIDLRESTGGLPFERTVLINDFVAQALGCRTRDAAGSSISIQKGVPRSGVVAAVGPGTGLGLCALAPLTSGCPDFLALPSEGGHAPLAFVTEREFEFLRFLKDRTGHSHAFGDIVVSGRGLVAMHLFLTGRDLSPAEVAREIGPESETTAWFARFFGRVCRGYVLNVLAWGGLDLCGGIAVKNPFFATHHEFLREFCDCPAYGHLLAEVPVRLITIPDTGLRGAASHGRSLLDAGIKDVSHIFVR; via the coding sequence ATGGCGTATATTCTGGCCGCCGACATCGGCGGGACAAACAGCCGTTTTGGACTTTTCGCTCATTCGCCGGGCCAGGATCCGGAACTTCTGGAGTCATTTACCGTCCTGACCGACTCGGTCTCTTCCCTTGAGCACTTGCTGCTGCGGATTCGGGAGGGGGGCTTGAGCCTTGATCCCATGGACGCGGATCAGGTCGTCCTGGCCGTGGCCGGACCTGTTCGGGACGGGGTGAGTTGCAGCCTGACCAATGCCTCCTGGGACATCGATCTGCGTGAGTCCACGGGCGGATTACCGTTTGAGCGAACCGTCCTGATCAACGATTTCGTGGCTCAGGCCCTTGGCTGCCGGACCCGCGACGCGGCCGGGTCCTCCATTTCGATACAGAAGGGAGTGCCTCGGTCCGGAGTGGTGGCGGCGGTAGGCCCGGGGACGGGGCTTGGCCTTTGCGCCCTGGCTCCCCTGACCTCCGGCTGTCCTGATTTTCTGGCCTTGCCCTCCGAGGGCGGTCACGCTCCCCTGGCTTTTGTCACCGAACGCGAGTTCGAGTTTCTGCGCTTTCTAAAGGACCGCACCGGCCATTCCCACGCATTCGGCGACATCGTGGTCTCGGGCCGGGGCCTTGTCGCCATGCACCTGTTTCTGACGGGGCGCGACCTGTCCCCGGCGGAGGTGGCCCGGGAGATCGGGCCTGAAAGCGAAACGACTGCCTGGTTCGCGCGGTTCTTCGGCCGCGTGTGCAGGGGCTACGTTCTCAATGTGTTGGCCTGGGGAGGCCTTGACCTGTGCGGCGGGATAGCGGTCAAGAATCCCTTTTTTGCCACTCACCATGAATTTTTGCGCGAATTTTGCGATTGCCCGGCCTATGGGCATCTTCTGGCCGAGGTTCCCGTCCGGCTGATCACCATCCCCGATACGGGCCTGCGCGGCGCGGCCAGCCACGGACGATCGCTCCTAGACGCTGGTATAAAGGACGTCAGCCACATTTTTGTGAGGTAG
- a CDS encoding nitroreductase family protein, which translates to MLEILRKRRSIRHYTPQAIEPEILAQLKEAVLRSPSSRGLDPWEFIFVTDKALLEALSTAKPHGAHFLREAALGVAVLGNEDKADTWIEDCAIASIILQLACESLGLGSCWVQIRLRPHDQERSAEDRVREILHIPPHLRVESIISIGYPAKSLAGHARETLKDHTIRANTYS; encoded by the coding sequence ATGCTCGAAATCCTGCGCAAACGCCGCAGCATCCGCCACTACACTCCGCAAGCCATCGAGCCCGAAATCCTGGCCCAGCTCAAGGAGGCCGTGCTGCGCTCGCCGTCATCCCGGGGGCTCGATCCCTGGGAATTCATTTTCGTCACGGACAAAGCCCTCCTTGAAGCCCTGTCCACGGCCAAACCGCACGGCGCGCATTTTCTGCGCGAGGCGGCCCTGGGCGTGGCCGTGCTCGGCAACGAGGACAAGGCCGACACCTGGATCGAAGACTGCGCCATCGCCTCCATCATCCTCCAACTGGCCTGTGAGAGCCTGGGGCTTGGCAGCTGCTGGGTGCAGATTCGCCTGCGCCCACACGACCAGGAAAGATCGGCCGAGGACCGCGTGCGCGAGATTCTGCACATCCCCCCCCATTTGCGGGTTGAATCCATCATCAGCATCGGGTATCCGGCCAAATCCCTCGCGGGACACGCCCGCGAAACACTCAAGGATCACACGATCAGGGCCAACACCTACTCATGA
- a CDS encoding cysteine desulfurase family protein → MENRTVYFDNNATTPLHPGVKEALIEGLEIFGNPSSMHGFGREARERIEDAREKVASFIGADADEILFVGSGSEANNTVLSLLHCDSTRCSCALSGRNGLVTTVIEHPCVLNTARDLGRKSHDITYLSVDKYGRIDLEELRRAVTDKVGMVSIMMANNEIGTIQDIKAAARIAHEGGALFHTDAVQSVGKIPVDVRDLDVDFLTISAHKLYGPKGIGALYVKKGAPYCPLILGGHQEGGRRAGTENSLGIIGMGKAMELRGIEMEEEEKRLLELKNILKAGIAEAIPDALFMGHPEHCLPGTLSVSFAGAEGEAILLYLDLVGIAVSTGSACASGSLDPSHVIMATGVPVENAHGSVRISLGRENTLEDVHYMLHHLPIIIDRIRTMSTAYRRK, encoded by the coding sequence ATGGAAAATAGAACCGTTTACTTTGACAACAATGCCACCACTCCTCTGCATCCGGGCGTGAAAGAAGCCCTGATCGAGGGTCTTGAAATATTTGGGAACCCTTCCAGCATGCATGGTTTCGGCCGCGAGGCGCGGGAAAGGATCGAGGATGCGCGGGAAAAAGTCGCGTCCTTCATCGGCGCGGATGCCGACGAAATCCTTTTTGTTGGCAGCGGCTCCGAGGCCAACAACACGGTCCTGTCCCTGCTGCATTGCGACAGCACGCGCTGCTCATGCGCGCTGAGCGGACGCAACGGCCTGGTGACCACGGTCATCGAACACCCCTGCGTGCTGAACACCGCCCGCGACCTTGGGCGCAAGAGCCACGACATCACCTACCTGTCCGTGGACAAATACGGCCGCATCGACCTTGAGGAACTGCGCCGGGCCGTCACGGACAAGGTTGGAATGGTCTCCATCATGATGGCCAACAACGAGATCGGCACCATCCAGGACATCAAGGCCGCGGCCCGCATCGCCCATGAGGGCGGAGCCCTTTTTCACACCGACGCGGTGCAGTCCGTGGGCAAGATCCCGGTGGACGTGCGCGACCTGGACGTGGATTTTCTGACCATCTCCGCCCACAAGCTTTACGGCCCCAAGGGCATCGGAGCCCTGTACGTCAAGAAGGGCGCGCCCTACTGCCCGCTCATCCTGGGCGGACACCAGGAAGGCGGCCGCCGCGCGGGCACGGAAAATTCCCTGGGCATCATCGGCATGGGCAAGGCCATGGAACTGCGCGGAATTGAAATGGAAGAAGAGGAAAAACGCCTGCTTGAGCTCAAGAACATCCTGAAGGCCGGCATCGCCGAAGCCATCCCGGACGCGCTCTTCATGGGCCACCCCGAGCACTGTCTTCCGGGTACGCTGAGCGTCTCCTTTGCCGGGGCCGAGGGCGAAGCCATCCTTCTTTACCTCGATCTGGTCGGCATCGCCGTGTCCACGGGATCGGCCTGCGCGTCGGGCTCCCTGGACCCGTCCCATGTCATCATGGCCACGGGCGTGCCGGTGGAAAACGCCCACGGCTCCGTACGCATCAGCCTGGGCCGCGAGAACACCCTGGAAGACGTGCACTACATGCTCCACCACCTCCCCATCATCATCGACCGCATCCGGACCATGTCCACTGCGTACAGGAGAAAATAA
- a CDS encoding glutamine--tRNA ligase/YqeY domain fusion protein: protein MDTPSAPSNFLRAIIEEDLRNNRNDGRVCTRFPPEPNGFLHIGHAKSICLNFGLARDYGGRCHLRFDDTNPGKEDPVYVNSIKEDVRWLGFDWGEHLYHASDHFERLHDFAVELITKGKAYVCSLCAEDTRLYRGTLTEPGKNSPYRDRSVEENLDLFSRMRAGEFPEGAHILRAKIDMASPNMNMRDPALYRILHQEHQNTKNAWCIYPMYDFAHGLSDSLEHITHSICTLEFADHKPLYDWLLDQLDVPSRPVQYEFNRLNINYTVTSKRKLKNLVDGDVVAGWDDPRMPTISGLRRRGFPPAAIRDFCERIGVSRSDSCVDMGVLENCVRENLDAAAPRAMAVLRPIKLIIENYPEDKEEFFELANHPKNPEMGSRKVGFSREIFIEAEDFMENPPGKYFRLSPGREVRLRGAYLVTCQDVLKKSDGTIMAVICTYDPESRGGDAPDGRKVKGTLHWVGARHCAQAEVRLYDRLFTVESPGKDADFLTQINASSLEVLTDCKIEKSLIQAAPEARFQFERQGFFCADRHDHGTGRPVFNRTVTLRDSWSKTAK, encoded by the coding sequence ATGGACACGCCATCCGCACCCTCAAATTTTTTGCGCGCCATCATCGAGGAAGACCTCAGAAACAACAGGAACGACGGCCGGGTCTGCACCCGATTTCCCCCCGAGCCCAACGGGTTCCTGCATATCGGTCACGCCAAGTCCATCTGCCTGAACTTCGGCCTGGCGCGCGACTACGGCGGACGCTGCCACCTGCGCTTCGACGACACCAACCCGGGCAAGGAAGATCCGGTCTATGTGAACTCCATCAAGGAGGACGTGCGCTGGCTCGGCTTCGATTGGGGCGAGCACCTCTACCATGCCTCGGACCACTTCGAACGTCTTCATGACTTCGCGGTGGAACTGATCACCAAGGGCAAGGCCTACGTCTGCTCGCTCTGTGCCGAAGACACGCGCCTGTATCGCGGTACCCTGACCGAGCCCGGCAAAAACAGCCCCTACCGCGACCGATCCGTGGAGGAAAACCTGGATCTCTTCTCCCGCATGCGCGCCGGGGAATTCCCCGAAGGCGCGCACATCCTGCGGGCCAAGATAGACATGGCCTCGCCGAACATGAACATGCGCGACCCGGCCCTGTACCGCATCCTGCATCAGGAGCACCAGAACACGAAAAATGCGTGGTGCATCTACCCCATGTACGACTTCGCCCATGGCCTGTCCGATTCGCTGGAGCACATCACCCACTCCATCTGCACCCTCGAATTCGCGGACCACAAGCCCCTCTACGACTGGCTCCTCGACCAGCTCGATGTTCCCAGCCGTCCCGTTCAATACGAATTCAACCGCCTGAACATCAATTATACCGTGACCAGCAAGCGCAAGCTCAAGAACCTGGTCGATGGCGACGTCGTGGCGGGCTGGGACGATCCGCGCATGCCCACCATCTCCGGCCTGCGCCGCCGGGGCTTCCCGCCTGCAGCCATCCGGGACTTCTGCGAGCGCATCGGGGTCAGCCGCTCGGACAGCTGCGTGGACATGGGCGTGCTCGAAAACTGCGTGCGCGAGAATCTGGACGCGGCCGCTCCCCGGGCCATGGCCGTGCTGCGGCCGATCAAGCTGATCATCGAGAACTACCCCGAAGACAAGGAAGAGTTCTTCGAACTGGCCAACCATCCCAAAAACCCCGAAATGGGCAGCCGGAAGGTCGGCTTCTCGCGCGAGATCTTCATTGAAGCCGAGGATTTCATGGAAAACCCGCCCGGCAAGTATTTTCGTCTCTCGCCCGGTCGCGAGGTGCGTCTGCGCGGAGCCTATCTGGTGACCTGTCAGGATGTGCTCAAAAAATCCGACGGGACCATCATGGCCGTGATCTGCACCTATGACCCCGAAAGCCGGGGCGGGGACGCCCCCGACGGGCGCAAGGTCAAGGGCACCCTGCACTGGGTCGGCGCCCGGCACTGCGCACAGGCCGAGGTGCGCCTCTATGACCGCCTCTTTACGGTGGAATCACCGGGCAAGGATGCCGATTTCCTGACCCAGATCAACGCTTCCTCCCTGGAGGTTCTGACCGACTGCAAGATTGAAAAATCCCTGATCCAGGCCGCCCCCGAGGCGCGCTTCCAGTTCGAGCGGCAGGGCTTTTTCTGCGCGGACCGCCATGATCACGGGACTGGCCGCCCGGTCTTCAACAGGACCGTCACATTGCGTGATTCCTGGTCCAAAACGGCGAAATAG
- a CDS encoding NUDIX hydrolase codes for MTTTAGPIRHDRYRFCPACGAPLELQRLRPDEPPRLVCSKCAGVVYLDPKVVTCVILEIGDKILLLRRKRPDDTHKWLLPGGYVDEGEPVELAAIREIREEVNLDITLDGLVGVFSYAGWPPVIIVYSAHMDTAEPSAGEETEDLALFTREQIPWDQLAFPSTRDALLAHINGRACEPMPLTVSDQHS; via the coding sequence ATGACCACAACCGCCGGTCCCATCCGTCACGACCGCTACCGTTTCTGCCCCGCCTGCGGAGCCCCCCTGGAGTTGCAACGCCTGCGCCCGGACGAGCCGCCCCGCCTGGTCTGCTCGAAATGCGCGGGCGTGGTCTATCTCGACCCCAAGGTCGTAACCTGCGTCATCCTCGAGATCGGCGACAAAATACTGCTCCTGCGCCGCAAGCGACCGGACGACACCCACAAATGGCTCCTGCCCGGAGGGTATGTGGATGAAGGCGAGCCCGTCGAACTGGCCGCCATCCGCGAAATCCGCGAAGAGGTGAATCTCGACATCACCCTGGACGGACTGGTCGGCGTCTTCTCCTATGCCGGATGGCCGCCGGTCATCATCGTCTACAGCGCCCACATGGACACGGCGGAACCCAGTGCGGGCGAGGAGACCGAAGACCTCGCCCTCTTCACGCGCGAGCAGATACCCTGGGACCAGCTGGCCTTTCCGAGCACCCGCGACGCGCTCCTGGCCCATATCAACGGGCGGGCTTGTGAGCCCATGCCCCTGACCGTAAGCGATCAACACTCATAA
- the yjjX gene encoding inosine/xanthosine triphosphatase, with protein MPGHHVLIRDSQIGQGGDAPLVIRVGSLNPVKLGAIREVMLGPFPLARFEPVSAPSEVPDQPLGIEETLRGAKNRARNAFAGCTLSVALESGLIEVPGSNTGYMNLTACAIYDGREMYLGLGPAFELPPEVTRLVVVEGLELDPAVRRAGLTENERIGYAQGIIGVLSGGRVTRMDYSRPAVSMALVRMGL; from the coding sequence ATGCCAGGTCATCACGTTTTGATCCGGGACAGCCAGATCGGCCAGGGTGGTGACGCTCCGCTGGTCATCCGGGTCGGTTCGCTCAACCCGGTCAAGCTCGGAGCCATCCGCGAGGTCATGTTGGGGCCTTTCCCCCTGGCCCGGTTCGAGCCCGTGTCCGCTCCCTCCGAGGTGCCGGATCAGCCTCTCGGAATTGAAGAGACCCTGCGCGGAGCAAAGAATCGCGCCAGGAACGCCTTTGCCGGTTGCACCCTGTCCGTGGCCCTGGAATCGGGCCTCATCGAGGTGCCCGGGTCCAATACCGGCTACATGAATCTGACGGCCTGCGCCATTTACGACGGCCGCGAAATGTATCTGGGGCTTGGCCCCGCTTTCGAGCTGCCCCCGGAAGTGACCCGGCTGGTGGTGGTCGAGGGCCTGGAACTTGATCCGGCCGTGCGCCGGGCCGGGCTGACCGAGAACGAGCGTATCGGATATGCCCAAGGCATCATCGGGGTTTTGAGCGGCGGGCGGGTCACGCGCATGGATTACAGCCGGCCGGCGGTGTCCATGGCCCTGGTCCGCATGGGTCTTTAG
- a CDS encoding ATP-dependent 6-phosphofructokinase yields the protein MGNAPSIDTSVPTLGPCRVDNPLPYCHHIDDSSKMPLYLSSEILDGATSKTVYEFEEAGPRQQIYFDPPKTKCAIVTCGGLCPGINDVIRAIVMSAHHNYHISGIYGIRYGLQGFIPKYKHDIMELTPDSVRDIHEFGGTILSSSRGPQAPEEIVDALERMNISVLFMIGGDGTMKAASSVTQEVLRRGLKISVIGIPKTIDNDINFVTRSFGFDTAVEKATEAIRCAHIEALGAPGGIGMVKLMGRESGFIAAQASLALKEVNFVLVPEAPFELHGPDGFLVQLKTRLEQRQHAVIVVAEGAGQDLCRIDNQVDLSGNPILGDICDVLRSEIKKFFATTDFPYTLKYIDPSYIIRSIPANSNDRIYCGFLGQHAVHAAMAGKTGMVVSKLQERYLYLPLDLVTAKRRKLNIYSNYWRSVMESTGQPQSMFNCATKA from the coding sequence ATGGGCAACGCGCCAAGCATCGATACTTCCGTCCCCACCCTTGGACCATGCAGGGTCGACAATCCCTTGCCCTACTGCCACCATATCGACGACAGTTCCAAGATGCCCCTTTATCTCTCCAGTGAAATCCTCGACGGAGCGACGTCAAAAACCGTCTATGAATTCGAGGAGGCGGGACCCAGGCAACAAATCTATTTCGACCCGCCCAAGACCAAATGCGCCATCGTGACCTGTGGCGGGCTGTGCCCGGGCATCAACGACGTGATCAGGGCCATCGTCATGAGCGCCCACCACAATTACCACATCTCCGGGATCTACGGAATCCGCTACGGCCTGCAGGGCTTCATCCCCAAATACAAGCACGACATCATGGAACTGACCCCGGACAGCGTCCGCGACATCCACGAATTCGGCGGCACCATCCTGTCCTCCTCGCGCGGGCCCCAGGCTCCGGAAGAGATCGTGGACGCGCTGGAGCGCATGAACATCTCGGTCCTGTTCATGATCGGCGGCGATGGCACCATGAAAGCTGCCAGCTCCGTGACCCAGGAAGTGCTGCGGCGGGGCCTCAAGATCTCGGTCATCGGCATCCCCAAGACCATCGACAACGACATCAACTTTGTGACCCGCTCTTTTGGCTTCGACACGGCCGTGGAAAAAGCCACCGAGGCCATCCGCTGCGCCCACATCGAAGCCCTGGGAGCGCCCGGCGGCATCGGCATGGTCAAGCTCATGGGCCGGGAGTCGGGTTTTATCGCGGCCCAGGCCAGCCTGGCCTTGAAAGAGGTCAATTTCGTGCTGGTTCCCGAAGCGCCTTTCGAGCTGCACGGCCCGGACGGCTTTCTGGTTCAGCTCAAAACCCGCCTGGAGCAGCGACAGCACGCGGTCATCGTCGTGGCCGAAGGGGCCGGTCAGGACTTGTGCCGGATCGACAACCAGGTCGATCTCTCGGGCAACCCCATCCTGGGCGACATCTGCGATGTGCTGCGCTCGGAAATAAAAAAATTCTTCGCGACCACGGACTTTCCCTACACCCTCAAATACATCGACCCCAGCTACATCATCCGCTCCATCCCGGCCAACTCCAACGACCGCATCTACTGCGGCTTCCTCGGACAACATGCCGTACACGCGGCCATGGCCGGCAAGACCGGGATGGTTGTGTCCAAACTGCAGGAGCGCTACCTCTACCTGCCCCTGGATCTGGTCACCGCCAAGCGGCGCAAACTCAACATCTACTCCAATTACTGGAGATCGGTCATGGAATCCACCGGACAACCCCAATCCATGTTTAACTGCGCCACAAAGGCATAG
- a CDS encoding DsrE family protein yields the protein MKTVLFVFNGDPMCFIHVLLNALDMHAAGHEVRVVMEGASVALAPALVKPEHPLAKLFAKVREAGLLDGACKACSVKLGVAAEVEAAGVALIGDMNGHPSMRSYMEAGCQVITF from the coding sequence ATGAAAACAGTGCTGTTCGTATTCAACGGCGACCCCATGTGCTTTATCCACGTGCTTCTGAACGCGCTCGACATGCACGCCGCCGGGCACGAAGTCCGCGTCGTCATGGAAGGCGCGTCCGTGGCTCTGGCCCCGGCCCTGGTCAAACCCGAGCACCCCCTGGCCAAGCTTTTCGCCAAGGTTCGCGAAGCAGGACTGCTTGACGGCGCATGCAAGGCCTGCTCCGTCAAGCTCGGCGTCGCCGCCGAGGTCGAAGCCGCAGGTGTCGCGCTCATCGGCGACATGAACGGCCATCCGTCCATGCGCTCCTACATGGAAGCGGGATGCCAGGTCATCACGTTTTGA
- a CDS encoding DUF3124 domain-containing protein: MRWIILCLLLIPLPGFCGGPALSSGQLLYVPVYSHIYTGDKERPFNLAVTLSIRNTDPRGSLRLTAVDYYDTEGHLVRHYLEAPLEMKPLASIRYVVAEKDVKGGSGANFLVRWEAPDAINAPVVESVMIGAQSGQGISFTSQAREIQEHSHD, from the coding sequence ATGCGCTGGATCATTCTGTGCCTGCTTCTCATTCCCCTGCCCGGATTTTGCGGCGGCCCGGCCCTGTCTTCGGGCCAGCTGCTCTACGTGCCCGTGTATTCGCACATCTACACCGGGGACAAGGAGCGGCCGTTCAATCTGGCCGTGACCCTGTCCATCCGCAATACCGATCCGCGCGGAAGTCTCAGGCTGACGGCGGTGGACTATTACGATACCGAAGGGCATTTGGTCCGACACTACCTTGAGGCACCTTTGGAGATGAAGCCGCTGGCCTCGATTCGTTACGTGGTGGCCGAAAAGGACGTCAAGGGCGGTTCGGGAGCCAATTTTCTGGTGCGCTGGGAGGCCCCGGATGCGATCAATGCTCCGGTGGTGGAGTCGGTCATGATCGGAGCCCAGTCGGGACAGGGCATTTCCTTCACTTCCCAGGCGAGGGAAATTCAAGAACACTCACACGATTAG
- a CDS encoding DMT family transporter, which translates to MDGLILVLTALAGCLMPVQPAVNAVTAHLMSSPYLASFFSFLTGTLVLGLLCLSLRLPWPDGKIMMSLPWWAWTAGPMGAFFVTMTIVAVPRLGAMSVMALLIAGQMGISLVLDHFGWLGIPAQPISMWRILGAILLFTGVVLIRKF; encoded by the coding sequence ATGGATGGACTGATTCTCGTCTTGACAGCGCTGGCTGGGTGTCTCATGCCGGTCCAGCCGGCCGTTAACGCCGTGACCGCACACCTGATGAGCAGTCCGTACCTGGCCTCGTTCTTTTCATTTTTGACCGGAACGCTGGTCTTGGGCCTTTTGTGCCTGTCCCTGCGCCTGCCCTGGCCCGACGGGAAAATCATGATGAGCCTGCCGTGGTGGGCCTGGACGGCCGGGCCCATGGGGGCCTTCTTCGTGACCATGACCATCGTCGCCGTGCCGCGCCTTGGAGCCATGAGCGTCATGGCTCTCTTGATCGCCGGACAGATGGGCATCTCCCTGGTCCTGGATCATTTCGGGTGGCTTGGAATCCCGGCTCAGCCCATCTCCATGTGGCGGATTCTGGGCGCGATCCTGCTCTTCACCGGCGTGGTGCTGATCCGCAAATTTTAA